The segment CCTCCACGTTCTTGCGGGCGATCGCCGCGAAGTCGTCGCGCAACTCGTAGCTGTGCACCTCGCCGGTGCTGCCCACGGCACGCAGCAGCGAACAGGTCAGGGCGCCGGAGCCGGCGCCGGCCTCGAGCACCCTGGCGCCCGGGAAGACGTCGCCCATGGCGACGATCTGCGCGGCGTCCTTCGGATAGATGACCTGGGCGCCGCGCGGCATGGAGAGCACATAATCGGCCAGCAAGGGGCGCAGAGCGAGGTACGCCGTACCGCTCGCTGCCGTGATCACACTGCCGTCCGGCAGCCCGATCAGCTCGTCGTGCTCCAGGGCGCCGCGGTGCGTGTGGAAGGCCTTGCCCGCCTCCAGCACGATCGTGTGCATCCGCCCTTTCGGGTCGGTGAGCTGGACGCGGTCGCCCACCCGGAACGGCCCACGGTGCGCGGGGACCTGCTCGTCGACGGCGGTGGCGGGGGTTGTGGTCACTGATCTTCTCTCAGGTGTCTTTTCTCGGGCTCGGTGCTGCCCGCCGTGGTTCGAGCACGGCGGCCACGTCGGCGACCCGCAGGACGCCCACGACATCCTCGCCTGCGGTCACCAGGTAGTGCGCACCCGGGTGGGCCTGCAACGCCCGGACCACCTGCTCGCCGGTCAGCCCGAGCGGCAGGGTGGTCAGCGCGTCCCGCGAGCGGGCCACGCTCTCCACGCTCACCCAGGGCCGCCGGTCGACCGGCACCCGCTCGGCGGCGACCGGGTCGACCAGTGCCGTGAGGCTACCCGCCGAGTCGGTGACCGCCAGCACCACGTCCGGCCGGGGATCCTCGGCCCGGCGCCGCTGCGCCTCACCCAGCGGGGTGCCGGCCGGCACCGTCAGCACCGGCCGGGCCAGCCGGCCGAGATCGATCAGCGGAAACCGGCGGGTCATCCGGCCCAGCCGGATCGACTGCCCCGCGCCCTGCCACAGGGTCAGCACCACCAGCAGCACGAAGACCAGCCCGAACACGGTCAGCAGCTCCAGCTGGTAAAGCAGGACCACGGCGGCGGCGGTGAGCAGCGCGAGCACCCGGCCGGCCCAGCCGGCCACCACGGTTGCCCGATTCCGGTCCTTCAGCAGCGCCCAGACCGCGGCGCGCAACGCCCGGCCGCCGTCCAGCGGCAGGCCCGGCAGCACGTTGAAGACCGCCACCAGTACGTTGCTCACCGCCAACTGGAACGCGATCTGACCGGGCACGGTCGTCTCCGGCAGCAGCAGCGCCGCGCCGGTGGCCAGCCCGCCGAGCACCAGCGACACGCCCGGGCCGGCCAGCGAGACCAGCGCGTCGATCCGTGGGGTGGGCGCGTCCCGGTCCATCTCGGTCCAGCCGCTGAGCAGTTCGAGAGTGATCCGGCGCACGCCGATGCCGTAGCGGCGCGCGGTCAGCGCATGGCCGAGCTCGTGCAGCAGCACCGAGGCCAGCAGGCACACCACGAAACCAAGGCCGACCAGGTACGCCCAGGGCCCGGCCAACCCCAGCCCGGTACGCGCGTAGTTGGCGTAGACGACGGTCACCAGCACCGCGAGGAGCAGCATCGACGCGTTCGCGTACACCGGGATGCCGAGCACGTGTCCCACCGGCCGGCCCCGGCCGCGATCCGGTGGGCGGTCCCGCGGTGTCCTGCCCTGCGGCGCCCGGCTCTCCTCCACGCGCTTGATGCTACGGACACCTGCGCCACGGGACCCACCCCGGCGTTTTCGTCGTACCCCTGGCCTAGCCTCTCTGACATGACGGCCCCCACTCCGATGACCGCGCAACCGGCTCCCGCGTCCCCATCCGGCGGCGCCCCCGCGGGCGATTCCGGCGCCGAGGCGATCGTGCCGGGTGCCCGGCGCCGGCCGGAGGCGCCGGCCGGCCCGTCGCTCTCGCCGTCCCGGGCCGCCGACTTCAAGACCTGCCCGCTGCTGTTCCGCTTCCGCACCATCGACAAGCTGCCCGAGACGCCGTCGGCCGACCAGGTCCGCGGCACGCTCGTGCACGCCGTGCTGGAGCGTCTCTTCGACCTGCCGGCCGCCGAGCGCACCCCGGATGCCGCGGTCGCCCTCGTGGCCCCCGAGTGGGAGCGGCTGCTCGAGCAGGAGCCCACCCTGGCCGGCCTCTTCGCCGATTCCACCGACCCGGCCGCCGGCCTGGTCCGCGACCCCGCCGCCCTCGCCGCCGAGGCCGACGCCACCACCGGGAGCCCGGCCGGTGCCCTCGACGCGGAGGCCGACCCGCTCAGCAATGCGGCCGGCCCCCTCACCGATGCTGAGGCCGGCCAGGTCGGCAATGCGGCCGGCGGGCTCAGCAATGGGGCCGGCTCGGCTGTCCAGGAGGCCCTCGTCGACGTGCCCGGCGGCGCCGAGGCCGCCCGCATCGCCGCCTTCCTGTCCGGCGCCGGCAAGCTGCTGACCGGCTACTTCGCGGTGGAGGACCCGCAGCGCCTGCAGCCGGCCGAGCGGGAGACGCTGATCTCCACTGTGATCGGCGACGAGTTGCTGCTGCGCGGCTACATCGACCGGCTGGACGTCTCCCCCGCCGGCGATCTGCGGGTGGTCGACTACAAGACCGGCGGCGCCCCACGCGAGGCCTTCGAGGGCCGGGCGCTGTTCCAACTCAAGTTCTACGCCCTGGTGCTCTGGCGCACCCGCGGCGTGGTGCCTCGTGTTCTGCGCCTGCTCTACCTGAAAGACGCGGAGGTCTGCGACTACAGCCCCGAGGCCGGCGAGCTGGAGCGTTTCGAGCGCACCCTGATCGCCCTCTCCGACGCGATCGAGCGGGCCAAGCGTGACCGCGACTTCCGCCCCAAGCCCAGCCGCCTCTGCGGCTGGTGCAGCCACCAGGCCCTCTGCCCCGAGTTCGGCGGCACGCCGCCCACTTTCCCGGAGATCGCCGTCGCCACCGGCCCAGCCGCCGAGTCCGAGCCCGGCCGCCTGGCCGCGATGCTCCAGGACGGCCCACTTGGCTGACCAGCTCCCTCACCGCGGGCCGGCCGGCTCGGCTCGCCGGGGGGTGTTCGGCCGCTCCGGCCCGCCGTCGGGGCTTGTTCGGGCGCGGTCATGCGACTGGGATGGCGGTCACCTGGTTGCGGGCCGCGCGGGACGGCCCGCACATCGGACAATGCGGTGATGAGACCGCTGCGTGTCCTGGTCGCGGATGCCGCGCCGCTGCAACGTTCGGGGCTGCGCGCGATGCTGACCACCCCGGCGACGGCCGGGGAGCCGTCCGCACCGGAGTGGGCGAGCGACGGGACCGCCCCGGCCGAGATCGTGGTCGCCGGCGAGGCCGGGGACGGCGTCGAAGCGGTCGAGCTCGCCCGCCGCCTGCTGCCCGATGTGCTGATCACCGATCTGACGCTGCCGCGAGCGGACGGCTTTGCAGTGACCCGGGCCGTCGCCCAGGCCAACCTGCCGGTGCACGTCCTGGTGCTCACCGCCCGGGACAGCGACGACGAGGTGCTCGCCGCGGTCTCCGCCGGCGTCACCGGCTACCTGTGCAAAGACGCGCCCCGCGAGGAGCTCGTCGCCGCCGTCCGGGCCGTCGCCGCCGGCGGGGCGGTGATCGCTCCCCCGCTGCTGGCACGCATCCTGGGCCGGGTCGCCGAGGCCGTCCCGGTCACCACCGACAACGGCGCCGCCCGGCTGGACGCCCTCACCGGCCGCGAGCGTGAAGTCCTGGTGCACGTCGCCCGCGGCCGCACCAACGCCGAGATCGCCGATCTCCTGCAGGTGAGCGAGACGACGGTGAAGACGCACGTCGGCCACGTGCTCACCAAGCTGCGCCTGCGCGACCGCACGCAGGCCGTCGTCCTGGCCTACGAGACCGGCCTCGTGAAACCCGGCGCCTGAGCCCGCCGCAGGGCCGCCCGATGCCGCAAGCACCCCAGCAGACGTGTTCCTGACGGTTGCGTCAAGCTTCCGGTCCTACCAGGAGCTGATCAGGGTGCGTGCCCCGAATTCGGCTCCCACGAGCAGCGCCGAGAACGTGACTGCGGCTAGGGCGACGGTTCTTCCGCGACGGCCCAGCCACGCCGCAACGGCGATGCCCCCGCCCCACGGCAACCCGTACATGAGTCCGAACTGGCCGAGCATGGTCACCGTCCGGAACGCCATCGTGAACGACGCCACTGCTACGGGCAGGCCGATCGCTACGACCAGCGCCGCCACCATGTAGGCCGGCTTCTTCGGCCGGAGGGCGCGCCATCCGGTGGCCGGCTCACGCCACAGCAGCGCCATGCTCACCGAGCCGGCCACCGCCCCGCACATCGCTACCACTGCGGCGAGAACCACCACCCAGGCGAGATCGGTCTGTCGCATCCCGCCGCTGGCCCCGGAGGTGTTGAACCAGTCCCGCACCGCCACGAGCCCGTGCCCACATACCTGCGCCGCCAGTACCATCGCGACCACCGCCGCCGACCGCCTCCACTGCGGCCGGGCCGCTAACGCGAGTCCGGCCGCTGCCAAGCCCGGCAATAGCAGCCACAGCACCCAGAAGTACTCCCAGAGGTACTCCCACGTGCCGTCACCGGTGGAAACCCGGCCCGGTACCACAGCGGCGGCTCCGGCGACGACTGCACACGTCGTGACCGCTACACCCGCGGCGGCCGCCGTCACGGGCCGCGCTGCCGACTCGTCCTTACGTATTGCCATCGCTGCTCCCGGGCCGCTGGTTCATCTTCCACCGCAGCAAACGCCCTAACGACGCACACGACACGTCACGGTTGGCTGACATGGGCCGACGGCAACTGCGGAGGAGTAACCGGCCCGTTCACCCGAGCCGGCACCGGGTGTCGAAGGACCTCGGCGAGCCATGCGGAATACGGTCGGCGGGGTGGAGGCATGGGTGACCGCGGTCGCGGTTGAAGACCGGCGGCCGGCGACCGAGACGCGGCCGGCCCGTCACGCGTGCAGGAACGGCCCGATCAGCGCCCACTGCTTGTCGGTCACGTCGCTCGGGTACGGCTTTCGATCACCCATGACCGCTGCGGTCGCTGCTCAATCATCCGGAGAACGTCGGCGGTCAGCGGAACAGGGTCGCGAGGAAGGCCGGGTCCACGCCGACCAGGGACTCGCGCAGGTGGATGCCGTCCGTGGGCGGCAGCTCCAGCTCGGCCGGGACCGCGAGCACCGCAGCGCCGGCGGCCAGGGCGCTGGTGGTGCCGCTCGGGGAGTCCTCGATCGCGACGCAGCGTTCGATCGAGACGCCGAGCAGGGCCGCGGCCCGCCGGTACGGCTCGGGGTCCGGTTTCGGCTTCTCCACCTCGTCGCCGCAGACCACGACGTCGAAGTTCTCGGCGCCCAGCGTCTTGAGGGCGACCTCGACCAGCCGCCGGCTCGTCGAGGTGACCAGGGCGGTCGGGATGCCGGCCGCACGGACCGCCAGGAGCAGTTCGGCCGCGCCGGGACGCCAGACCAGGCCGCCGGCGAAGAGTTCGTGGACGCGGTCGGTCAGCCAGGTCACGTCCGGCGCCTCGGGCCGGTCCGGCTGGCCCAGGTCGTCGCGGAAGATCTGCATGCTCAGCGCCATGCTGGTGCCGACCATGGCGAGCCGGGCGGTTTCGGAGAGCGTCCCGCCGGCGTGGACCGCCAGTTCGGCGAGCGCGATGCCCCACACCCGTTCGCTGTCGACCAGCGTGCCGTCCATGTCGAAAAGTACGGCGTCCAGCAAAGCTCCCCCAACGTCGACCGACCGGGCCCATTCTGCTGGGCGGGCAGGCCGGGAGCCGACCGAATGTGACCGACGTGTCAGAGCCCGCAGTTCTGCAGCGAGTTCTCGTACCCGTTGACGAACGCGTCCATCCGCTGCTCGGCCGTGCCGTGCGCGCCCTCGGCGAACCACGGCTGGCCCGGTTCGTCGCCGACCGCGGCGAGGCCGTCGGCCAGTTCGCGGGTGTCGTCGTCCTGCATCTCGAGGTCGCCGTCGCGTACCTTGTCGCCGATGAACGCCCCGGCCATGCAGTCGGCCTGCAGCTCCTGCTCGATGGTGAACTGCTTGCGGATGCCGAGCCGGGCCTGGATGCCGTGCGCGTACTCGTGGCCGAGCAGGTAGTAGACGAACGCGTCGCCGATCTGCCGGAACGCTGCGAAGGCCCAGTTCACGTCGTATGCGATGAAGTCCCCGGCGGAGCAGTACACGGCGTTGTTGCGGGGCAGCGGTTCGCCGGCGCAGTCCAGCTCGCCGTCCCGCTCGTACGGCACCACCTGCCGGATCGGCTGGAACCCGGCGCCGGTGCGCTGGAAGACACCGGTCCAGTACCGCTCGGCGACGTCCTGCGAAGCCCGGATGTCGCGGGCGAACTCCTCCGGGGTGTCGGTGCCGTCCGGGTCGACAGCGCCGGACCGGGCCGGTGCGGGAGCGGGAGCGGGATCCTCGACCGGAGGCAAGCAGCCCGCGGTGAACAGAGTCGACAGAAGGGCCAGCAGGACTACCGGGCGAGCACGCATGCGGTCCTCCAGGACGGGTGTTCCACGGTAGCCATGGATACCAATCCGGGCCGCGGGCCAAACCCCGGGCTCCGGGGTGTCCCTGAGCCGGCGTGGGTGGTGACCCCCACCGAAATCTCCGCGCGCACTCCCCCGCGGGACGGACGTTTCCCCGCCCGCGCACCGAAACACTGAGCTGGCCGGCCGGGGCGAACGACGCCCCGGCCGGACCACGACAACGAGGGGGAGACGTGACAGCGACGGATACCGGCGGACCGGTGGCGGCGCGGGCGGACGAGATCTGGAAGGTCTACGGCACGGGCGAGGCCCGCGTCGTCGCGCTGCGGGGGGTCAGCGCCGACTTCGGACGGGGTCGCTTCACGGCGATCATGGGGCCGTCCGGCAGCGGCAAGTCGACGCTCATGCACTGCCTGGCCGGACTGGACACGGTCGACCGTGGCACGGTGCACGTGGGTGGCACCGAGGTCACCAAGCTCAGCGACAAGGCACTGACCCGGCTGCGCCGGGACCGGATCGGTTTCATCTTCCAGCAGTTCAACCTGTTGCCG is part of the Actinoplanes sp. NBC_00393 genome and harbors:
- a CDS encoding RecB family exonuclease gives rise to the protein MTAPTPMTAQPAPASPSGGAPAGDSGAEAIVPGARRRPEAPAGPSLSPSRAADFKTCPLLFRFRTIDKLPETPSADQVRGTLVHAVLERLFDLPAAERTPDAAVALVAPEWERLLEQEPTLAGLFADSTDPAAGLVRDPAALAAEADATTGSPAGALDAEADPLSNAAGPLTDAEAGQVGNAAGGLSNGAGSAVQEALVDVPGGAEAARIAAFLSGAGKLLTGYFAVEDPQRLQPAERETLISTVIGDELLLRGYIDRLDVSPAGDLRVVDYKTGGAPREAFEGRALFQLKFYALVLWRTRGVVPRVLRLLYLKDAEVCDYSPEAGELERFERTLIALSDAIERAKRDRDFRPKPSRLCGWCSHQALCPEFGGTPPTFPEIAVATGPAAESEPGRLAAMLQDGPLG
- a CDS encoding neutral zinc metallopeptidase, whose translation is MRARPVVLLALLSTLFTAGCLPPVEDPAPAPAPARSGAVDPDGTDTPEEFARDIRASQDVAERYWTGVFQRTGAGFQPIRQVVPYERDGELDCAGEPLPRNNAVYCSAGDFIAYDVNWAFAAFRQIGDAFVYYLLGHEYAHGIQARLGIRKQFTIEQELQADCMAGAFIGDKVRDGDLEMQDDDTRELADGLAAVGDEPGQPWFAEGAHGTAEQRMDAFVNGYENSLQNCGL
- a CDS encoding tRNA (adenine-N1)-methyltransferase, yielding MTTTPATAVDEQVPAHRGPFRVGDRVQLTDPKGRMHTIVLEAGKAFHTHRGALEHDELIGLPDGSVITAASGTAYLALRPLLADYVLSMPRGAQVIYPKDAAQIVAMGDVFPGARVLEAGAGSGALTCSLLRAVGSTGEVHSYELRDDFAAIARKNVEAFFGGPHPAWHLHNGDVAGNEIGGFDRIILDMLTPWEALDMVERSLIPGGVFIGYVATTPQLSELVEALRERGGWTEPRAWESLVRDWHAEGLAVRPDHRMIAHTAFLVSARKLAPGVTAPPRRRKPSKGAEAYALRKATQAALAAQREDTTGE
- a CDS encoding site-2 protease family protein, whose translation is MLLLAVLVTVVYANYARTGLGLAGPWAYLVGLGFVVCLLASVLLHELGHALTARRYGIGVRRITLELLSGWTEMDRDAPTPRIDALVSLAGPGVSLVLGGLATGAALLLPETTVPGQIAFQLAVSNVLVAVFNVLPGLPLDGGRALRAAVWALLKDRNRATVVAGWAGRVLALLTAAAVVLLYQLELLTVFGLVFVLLVVLTLWQGAGQSIRLGRMTRRFPLIDLGRLARPVLTVPAGTPLGEAQRRRAEDPRPDVVLAVTDSAGSLTALVDPVAAERVPVDRRPWVSVESVARSRDALTTLPLGLTGEQVVRALQAHPGAHYLVTAGEDVVGVLRVADVAAVLEPRRAAPSPRKDT
- a CDS encoding HAD family hydrolase, whose product is MDAVLFDMDGTLVDSERVWGIALAELAVHAGGTLSETARLAMVGTSMALSMQIFRDDLGQPDRPEAPDVTWLTDRVHELFAGGLVWRPGAAELLLAVRAAGIPTALVTSTSRRLVEVALKTLGAENFDVVVCGDEVEKPKPDPEPYRRAAALLGVSIERCVAIEDSPSGTTSALAAGAAVLAVPAELELPPTDGIHLRESLVGVDPAFLATLFR
- a CDS encoding response regulator transcription factor — its product is MRPLRVLVADAAPLQRSGLRAMLTTPATAGEPSAPEWASDGTAPAEIVVAGEAGDGVEAVELARRLLPDVLITDLTLPRADGFAVTRAVAQANLPVHVLVLTARDSDDEVLAAVSAGVTGYLCKDAPREELVAAVRAVAAGGAVIAPPLLARILGRVAEAVPVTTDNGAARLDALTGREREVLVHVARGRTNAEIADLLQVSETTVKTHVGHVLTKLRLRDRTQAVVLAYETGLVKPGA